Proteins found in one Canis aureus isolate CA01 chromosome 19, VMU_Caureus_v.1.0, whole genome shotgun sequence genomic segment:
- the LOC144289345 gene encoding olfactory receptor 7A10-like, giving the protein MELSNDTKISEFLLLGFSEEPELQPLIFGFFLSMYLITVFGNLLIILAVSSDSHLHTPMYFFLTNLSFVDICFTSTTMPKMLQNMRTQSKVISFAGCISQMYFFLLCALLDDFVLSVMAYDRFVAICHPLRYTVIMNPQICGLLVLVSWIISVLNSMTQSLMVLQLSFCTDMEIHHFFCELNQIVGNACSDTFLNDMVMYLAIVLLGGVPLAGIMYSYSKIVSTICRISSAQGKYKAFSTCASHLSVVSLFYGTSLGVYLSSAAPLNSHSSAVASVMYTVVTPMLNPFIYSLRNRDIKRALKRIIGIPVM; this is encoded by the coding sequence ATGGAACTGAGCAATGATACAAAAATTTCAGAGTTTCTTCTTCTTGGATTTTCAGAGGAACCAGAACTGCAGCCCCTCATATTTGGGTTTTTCCTTTCCATGTACCTGATCACTGTGTTTGGAAACTTGCTCATCATCCTGGCTGTCAGCTCAGACTCCCACCTtcacacccccatgtacttcttcctaaCCAATCTGTCCTTTGTAGACATCTGTTTCACCTCCACCACCATGCCCAAGATGCTCCAGAACATGAGGACCCAGAGCAAGGTCATTAGCTTTGCAGGTTGCATCAGTCAGATGTATTTTTTCCTACTCTGTGCCTTGTTGGATGATTTTGTCTTGTCTGTAATGGCTTATGACCGCTTCGTGGCCATCTGTCACCCCTTGCGCTACACAGTCATCATGAACCCCCAGATCTGTGGACTGCTGGTTCTGGTGTCCTGGATCATCAGTGTTCTCAATTCCATGACACAGAGCTTAATGGTGTTGCAGCTGTCCTTCTGTACAGACATGGAAATCCACCATTTTTTCTGTGAACTCAATCAGATAGTTGGGAATGCCTGTTCTGACACCTTTCTTAATGACATGGTGATGTATCTTGCAATTGTGCTGCTGGGGGGTGTCCCCCTGGCTGGTATCATGTACTCTTACTCTAAGATAGTTTCCACCATATGTAGAATATCGTCAGCTCAGGGCAAGTATAAAGCATTTTCCACTTGTGCATCTCACCTCTCAGTTGTCTCCTTATTTTATGGTACAAGCCTAGGAGTGTACCTTAGCTCTGCTGCTCCCCTAAACTCTCACTCTAGTGCAGTAGCCTCTGTGATGTACACAGTGGTCACACCCATGCTGAACCCTTTCATCTACAGTCTGAGGAACAGAGACATAAAGAGGGCTCTGAAAAGAATCATTGGGATTCCAGTGATGTAA